The genomic DNA CGCAGATCCGGGACGCTCTGACGGCGCGCATGGGCGAGATCACGGTCTCCGTCGTCGCGTCGATCCGGCGCGAGATCCCGTTCTACGCCGACGCGGGCGCGGTCTCCGAGGAGATGGTGACGGCCGCGGTGCGCGACAACCTCAGCTACATGGTGCGGGCGCTCACCGACAGCGCCTTCGACACCGCCCCGGCCGCGGAGACCGGCCGCACCCGCGCCGAGATCGGGGTGCCGCTGGCGGCCATCATGCACGCCTACCGGATCGGTGTGCACCGCGTGTGGCAGGAGGTGCACGCGATCGCGGAGGCGCGGCCCGAGCTGAGCCGGCAGGCGCTGCTCCTCGCGACGCAGCACATGTGGGAGGCGCAGGACCAGTTCGTCGACGCGATGGCCGGCGCGCACCGGGACCGCACCACCGAGCAGGCGCTCGACGACGCCGCCGAACGCGACGCGCTGGCGGAACATCTTCTGCAGGGCCGTATTCCGAGCGACCAGAGCCTGTGGGAGATCGCGACCCTGCTCCGGATCCCCACGACGGGTCCGTACCTCGCGGTGGCGGCCGCGACCACCGAGGTGGGGCGGTCGCCGCTGCCCGGCATCGCCGACCG from Tsukamurella paurometabola includes the following:
- a CDS encoding PucR family transcriptional regulator: MSDAVDAEIAQIRDALTARMGEITVSVVASIRREIPFYADAGAVSEEMVTAAVRDNLSYMVRALTDSAFDTAPAAETGRTRAEIGVPLAAIMHAYRIGVHRVWQEVHAIAEARPELSRQALLLATQHMWEAQDQFVDAMAGAHRDRTTEQALDDAAERDALAEHLLQGRIPSDQSLWEIATLLRIPTTGPYLAVAAATTEVGRSPLPGIADRLRAIDAYSAWRLLPDQQIGIVHAPTPAVRAAVIDLLRRVAVARVGVSAPFGDLRDTPQGLTFARRELVGPGTGVSVFDGSVLGTAAIAAPETTVDLARGVLHGLYELPDEDRDPLFATFRAWVAHDGNVKDAAAELFVHPNTVRHRLRRVEQLTGRSVGSPREVAELCLAFEVDARVRLQVDAGKAG